A stretch of Clostridia bacterium DNA encodes these proteins:
- the ybeY gene encoding rRNA maturation RNase YbeY, translated as MNLILTNQQNNPIPDGLEETLTSLLEHTLEVEKLEGDFEVGITFVDDDEIQRLNRDYRNKDQVTDVLSFAMSESLEDEPEIINEDMSLLGDIVIDYQQALKQAKEYEHSTLRELCYLALHGMLHLLGYDHEKEEDKKRMRKQEEAVLDAFKIKREL; from the coding sequence ATGAATCTAATATTGACGAATCAGCAAAATAACCCCATTCCTGATGGCTTGGAAGAAACCCTTACGTCTCTGCTGGAACATACCTTAGAAGTTGAAAAATTAGAGGGAGACTTTGAGGTAGGTATCACTTTTGTAGATGATGATGAAATTCAACGGTTGAATCGAGATTACCGAAACAAGGATCAGGTTACGGATGTTCTTTCTTTTGCGATGAGTGAGTCTTTAGAGGATGAGCCGGAAATCATAAATGAGGATATGAGCCTTTTGGGAGATATCGTTATAGATTATCAGCAGGCACTTAAGCAAGCAAAAGAGTATGAACATAGTACTTTAAGAGAACTTTGCTATTTGGCCTTGCATGGTATGCTGCATTTACTGGGATACGACCACGAAAAAGAAGAAGATAAGAAGCGAATGCGAAAGCAAGAGGAAGCCGTGCTTGATGCGTTCAAAATCAAGAGGGAATTATGA
- a CDS encoding HDIG domain-containing protein, whose product MGIFERRIKKESSKTRKKRKNQKKRHQLLKTRRARRRALFVVLYIVSLIIMGSGYLSRSQSIFEGYPSPTTITASNDVSYESEILTTQAKEDAIGSISPVMVVDQQALDSISEEIQAVFVDIMNLREDYKQKMDVTESESEVSLDYEILDLDQDTVDFVITTDTIEIEMIRDYAVGLVRKYMEAGVQFSGVEIARQNMLEEVMSSMLPMESKTLIVAILNNITLIETLHYDDAATSRRIEEVTEAVDPVIVNITQNEVLVEEGELVTPLLYEMITSTNTSIREETYLGLLSIAIMLAIMFGIIAWFLFHYRPEVPEHESYLSLLEILIVLGLLMNEIFARISMASGYESLFFYMTPVAAIGMLTTILLDNETGLMLSTIIALLLGVVADFHYEFALVAILSAYIGVFSVARVGHRGDLMKSSLYIGLTNTLSILAMGWFLNYSGKTLAIAIGIGLGGAFLSSVLAIGTLPYFETIFKITTPVKLLEFSDPNQPLLRRLLLEAPGTYHHSIVVSNLAEAAAEAVDADRLLARVGAFYHDIGKLKRPYFFIENQQGLDDNPHDKLSPRLSTLVITSHVKDGLELAEEYGLPPSLQQFIATHHGDSLVRYFYSKAQEVEGSDIKEEEFRYDGKRPVSKEAAIVMLADTVEASVRSLKNPSLGRVEGFVRKIIKEKFDDNQLSESKLTFRELEVIAKAFIRILSGIYHQRVEYPEKLAKEVERRQDQNESNIDESAK is encoded by the coding sequence ATGGGTATCTTTGAGCGCAGAATAAAGAAAGAATCCTCGAAGACAAGAAAAAAAAGAAAAAATCAGAAGAAACGCCACCAACTGCTTAAAACGAGACGTGCAAGAAGAAGGGCGTTATTTGTAGTTCTGTATATTGTTAGTTTAATTATTATGGGAAGTGGATATTTAAGCCGGAGCCAAAGTATATTTGAAGGGTATCCTAGTCCCACTACCATCACGGCGTCTAACGATGTGAGTTATGAATCAGAAATTTTGACAACGCAAGCTAAAGAGGATGCCATTGGATCTATTTCACCGGTTATGGTGGTAGACCAGCAGGCTCTTGACAGTATTTCTGAAGAAATCCAAGCTGTTTTTGTAGATATAATGAACCTGCGGGAAGATTATAAGCAAAAAATGGATGTGACAGAATCAGAATCTGAAGTTTCACTTGACTATGAAATCCTTGACCTAGATCAGGATACCGTTGACTTTGTAATTACGACAGATACTATCGAAATTGAGATGATTCGTGATTATGCTGTGGGTCTAGTTCGTAAATATATGGAAGCTGGAGTTCAGTTTTCCGGGGTGGAAATTGCACGTCAGAATATGCTAGAAGAGGTCATGAGCTCTATGCTACCCATGGAGTCCAAAACCCTAATAGTAGCTATTCTAAACAATATAACGTTGATTGAAACATTACACTACGATGATGCAGCGACTAGTAGACGTATTGAGGAAGTTACTGAAGCAGTGGACCCAGTTATTGTAAACATCACGCAAAATGAGGTGCTTGTTGAAGAGGGAGAATTGGTCACTCCTTTGCTATATGAAATGATTACCTCAACCAATACATCTATCCGGGAAGAGACCTATTTGGGCTTACTGTCTATTGCCATTATGTTGGCGATTATGTTTGGTATCATAGCCTGGTTTCTTTTCCATTATAGGCCAGAAGTACCAGAGCATGAAAGTTATCTCAGCTTGCTTGAAATCTTGATTGTTCTCGGACTTTTGATGAATGAAATATTTGCTCGTATTTCCATGGCATCAGGCTATGAAAGTTTGTTCTTTTACATGACGCCGGTTGCTGCCATTGGTATGCTGACGACAATTTTACTAGATAATGAAACGGGTTTAATGTTATCTACGATTATTGCACTATTGCTAGGCGTCGTCGCAGATTTCCATTATGAGTTTGCGCTTGTGGCTATTCTTTCAGCCTATATTGGTGTGTTTTCCGTAGCGCGTGTAGGGCATCGGGGGGATTTGATGAAATCTTCTCTTTATATCGGGCTAACCAATACGCTTAGCATATTGGCTATGGGATGGTTTTTGAATTATTCAGGAAAGACTCTAGCAATCGCCATCGGTATTGGTCTGGGAGGTGCTTTTTTATCTTCTGTATTGGCGATCGGAACATTGCCCTACTTTGAAACGATTTTCAAGATTACGACACCAGTCAAACTATTGGAATTTTCAGATCCCAATCAGCCTTTGCTAAGAAGACTGCTTTTAGAAGCGCCAGGAACCTATCACCACAGTATTGTAGTTAGCAACTTGGCAGAAGCAGCTGCAGAAGCAGTAGATGCAGATAGGTTATTGGCTCGCGTTGGAGCATTCTATCACGACATAGGAAAACTAAAGCGTCCTTATTTCTTTATTGAAAATCAACAAGGACTAGATGATAATCCACACGATAAGCTTAGCCCTAGACTGTCCACCTTGGTTATTACATCTCATGTAAAGGATGGACTAGAATTGGCGGAAGAATATGGACTGCCTCCATCCCTGCAACAGTTTATTGCTACTCACCATGGAGATTCTTTGGTTCGTTATTTTTACAGTAAGGCCCAAGAGGTGGAAGGCTCGGATATCAAGGAAGAAGAATTCCGCTATGACGGGAAACGTCCAGTAAGCAAGGAAGCGGCAATCGTGATGTTAGCCGATACGGTGGAAGCGAGTGTACGATCTCTTAAAAATCCTAGCTTAGGGCGTGTAGAAGGATTTGTGCGCAAAATTATCAAGGAAAAATTTGATGATAATCAGCTCTCGGAATCCAAATTAACCTTTAGAGAGCTAGAAGTCATTGCCAAAGCCTTTATCCGGATTCTTTCTGGTATATATCATCAGAGGGTGGAATATCCGGAGAAATTGGCCAAAGAAGTGGAGAGGAGACAAGATCAGAATGAATCTAATATTGACGAATCAGCAAAATAA
- a CDS encoding PhoH family protein translates to MQKSSLLKIDLLTNEEAQTLFGHEDVFLNIIEEQMDVSLLARGNEITIQGEEQNVRSTQKVIHNLIDLYRTKKQLLVTDVNYYIEDEKNGVENSAEKLKKIVYTTPTKKNIRARTLGQKNYIETIENNDIVFGIGPAGTGKTFLAVVMAIRDLKRKKIERIILVRPAVEAGESLGFLPGDLKEKIDPYLRPLYDALNFILGPETSDKLIERNVIEIAPLAYMRGRTLENAFIILDEAQNTTEEQMKMFLTRIGFNSKAVVTGDLTQVDLPRGKKSGLQQCQRIMKNIPGIEFYSLTETDVVRHPLVKRIIQAYEQDKLTTS, encoded by the coding sequence ATGCAAAAGAGCAGTTTATTAAAAATAGACCTGTTGACCAATGAGGAAGCCCAAACGCTTTTTGGACATGAAGATGTTTTTTTGAACATCATCGAAGAGCAAATGGATGTATCCCTATTGGCACGAGGCAATGAAATCACGATTCAGGGAGAAGAACAAAATGTCCGCTCTACCCAAAAAGTCATCCACAATTTGATTGATTTATATCGAACAAAAAAACAATTGCTGGTTACGGATGTCAATTACTATATTGAAGACGAAAAAAATGGAGTAGAGAATTCTGCAGAAAAATTAAAAAAAATAGTTTATACAACCCCCACAAAAAAGAATATTAGAGCTAGAACACTAGGACAAAAGAACTATATAGAGACCATAGAGAACAATGATATTGTATTTGGAATTGGACCGGCTGGAACAGGCAAGACTTTTTTAGCGGTTGTTATGGCAATCCGAGATTTGAAAAGAAAGAAGATTGAACGTATCATTCTAGTAAGACCAGCGGTGGAAGCTGGTGAAAGTCTTGGCTTTTTACCAGGAGACTTAAAGGAAAAGATAGACCCTTATTTAAGACCCTTGTACGATGCTTTGAATTTCATCTTAGGACCAGAAACATCAGACAAATTGATAGAACGTAATGTAATTGAAATTGCACCGCTAGCCTATATGAGGGGAAGAACCTTGGAAAATGCCTTTATAATTCTAGATGAGGCGCAGAATACTACTGAAGAACAGATGAAAATGTTTCTAACAAGGATTGGTTTTAATTCTAAGGCTGTCGTTACTGGAGATTTAACACAAGTCGATTTACCTAGAGGCAAGAAATCTGGTTTGCAGCAGTGTCAACGAATTATGAAGAACATACCTGGCATCGAGTTTTATTCTTTGACAGAAACCGATGTAGTGCGACATCCACTAGTGAAGAGAATTATTCAAGCTTACGAGCAGGATAAACTAACAACTAGTTAA
- a CDS encoding thiamine diphosphokinase, whose product MDSANWLIMGGGIPPSISLKEKVDWQARTIICADSGANHAYLWKIVPDIICGDLDSIDAKIRGYYERQDVEFLTYPRDKDWTDTELAISIALSRGAKDLVFVGLDGGRTDHFFTNYLLIASLSSKARMRILNEQGCTYFLNERFHSLRLEGIQGKNISAIPLTSCQGIFYEGMKYPLEDETLALGSSRGMSNVALEETVSIRFASGLLMINVNE is encoded by the coding sequence ATGGATAGTGCGAATTGGTTGATTATGGGCGGCGGGATACCGCCGTCCATATCTTTGAAAGAAAAAGTTGATTGGCAGGCTAGAACGATTATTTGTGCTGATTCCGGGGCGAACCATGCTTATTTATGGAAAATAGTACCAGATATTATATGTGGCGACTTGGATTCCATTGACGCAAAGATACGTGGTTACTATGAACGACAGGATGTAGAATTTCTTACATATCCTAGGGATAAGGATTGGACAGATACAGAACTAGCCATAAGTATTGCTTTGAGTAGAGGGGCCAAAGACTTAGTCTTTGTAGGCCTTGATGGAGGTAGGACAGATCACTTTTTTACCAATTATCTTTTAATTGCCAGCCTAAGTAGCAAGGCAAGAATGAGAATTTTAAATGAGCAAGGCTGTACCTACTTCCTCAATGAAAGATTTCATTCTCTTCGGCTAGAAGGAATTCAGGGAAAAAATATATCAGCAATCCCCCTTACATCTTGCCAGGGAATATTTTATGAAGGAATGAAGTATCCACTTGAAGATGAAACGCTTGCCTTGGGCTCAAGTCGAGGGATGAGTAATGTGGCACTTGAAGAGACTGTTTCCATTCGTTTTGCAAGTGGACTGCTAATGATTAATGTAAATGAATAG
- the floA gene encoding flotillin-like protein FloA (flotillin-like protein involved in membrane lipid rafts), which translates to MPATLFGSLFILLIFIILFALLLTFIPVALWISALAAGVKVSIFDLIGMRLRRVPPARIVSPWIKADKAGLEVNGDSLEAHYLAGGNVDKVVDALIAAERAQIPLKFERAAAIDLAGRDVLQAVQMSVNPIVIETPIVAAVAKDGIEVRAKAKVTVRANIDRLVGGAGQETIIARVGEGIVTTVGSAIKHKAVLENPDSISETVLKKGLDAGTAFEILSIDIADVDVGRNIGAQLQTDQAEADKRIAQAKAEERRAMAVAQEQEMKARVQEMRALVVESEAEVPRALAEALRNGNLGAMDYYNLRNIMADTGMREAISKDASEEMKIDDENN; encoded by the coding sequence ATGCCAGCAACACTTTTTGGATCACTATTTATTTTATTGATTTTTATAATTCTGTTTGCTTTGCTTCTTACATTTATCCCAGTCGCGCTTTGGATTAGTGCACTGGCTGCCGGTGTAAAGGTGAGTATTTTTGATTTAATTGGAATGCGTCTTAGAAGAGTGCCGCCAGCTAGAATTGTTAGTCCTTGGATTAAGGCTGATAAGGCTGGTCTAGAGGTTAACGGGGATAGTCTGGAAGCGCATTACTTGGCAGGTGGTAACGTTGACAAGGTAGTGGATGCACTTATCGCTGCTGAAAGAGCGCAGATACCATTGAAATTTGAAAGAGCTGCTGCTATTGATTTAGCAGGTAGAGATGTATTACAAGCAGTACAGATGAGCGTTAATCCAATTGTCATCGAGACACCAATCGTTGCAGCCGTGGCGAAAGATGGTATTGAAGTTAGGGCAAAGGCAAAGGTTACTGTAAGAGCAAACATTGACCGTTTGGTCGGTGGTGCAGGCCAGGAAACCATTATTGCACGTGTTGGAGAAGGTATCGTTACTACTGTCGGTTCAGCAATTAAACACAAGGCTGTTTTAGAAAATCCAGATAGTATTTCCGAAACTGTACTTAAAAAAGGATTAGATGCAGGTACTGCTTTTGAAATCTTATCCATTGATATTGCGGACGTTGATGTTGGTAGAAATATTGGCGCTCAACTACAAACTGACCAAGCAGAAGCAGATAAACGTATTGCTCAAGCTAAGGCTGAGGAAAGAAGAGCCATGGCAGTAGCCCAAGAACAAGAAATGAAGGCTAGGGTGCAGGAAATGAGAGCACTAGTAGTTGAATCAGAAGCAGAAGTTCCAAGGGCATTGGCTGAAGCTCTTAGAAATGGCAACTTAGGTGCTATGGATTATTATAATTTAAGAAATATTATGGCTGATACTGGTATGAGAGAAGCTATTTCAAAAGACGCTAGTGAAGAAATGAAGATAGATGATGAGAATAACTAG